The Tamandua tetradactyla isolate mTamTet1 chromosome 13, mTamTet1.pri, whole genome shotgun sequence genome segment GAATGTCACAGGCCTTGAGCTGGGTGGGTGAATTGGCAGGATGCCCTGGGGGCTCTGGTCAGGGTCTGTTCTTTTCTTCACTGCATCCCTGGCCCTAGTGCAACCTCATAAGCTTCCCACTTAGCCCATGAGAACCTGGATAGGGTTCAAGCCTGGAGTTGGGCTCCTGCATCCAGCTGCTCAGATGCAGCTCTGGGTGCCTGTGGTCCAGCCACTCCTATTTCTGGGTAGCAGAACTGAGTGGACAGGCCAAGGTGAGGTGGCTGTGGTTTTGACTGAAGAGCCTGACATCAGGTCAATGCACATGAGCTCTGACAGTGTCCCCCACCTGCTCCAAGCATGATGGCTGCGCCCCAAGCCTTGGACTGCTCTGGTGTTATGGACCATTTCCCAGGTTGCACCCTGAGTAGCTGACCCCTCAGGTTACCTGAAATCCCCACCTGAGCCCATCAGTGCTACCCACCTTGCCCTTTCTGAGGGTgaaatttccattctttctttgagaaaatgtgcTGTGTGCAGCTGCCCCATCCCCAGCTGAGATGGTTTTCCTCTTTGGGAGCACAGAGGTCTGGAGCCCTCTGACATGTCCATCTGGACATCTATGTCTTCTGAGCTCCATGAACCACCTATAAGCCACTTTCACATATCAGTTTAACATAAAAAATAGTCACAATTAAAGTGAGCACAGACTGTACTTTCTATGTAAGCTCTAAACTCTGCTGCCCCAGCCACCACCTAGAAGCAGATGCTGTCATGGCAGTTGGTTCTGAGTGCTGGGAGGGGTTCTGGGTATTAGGGTAGCTCCAGAGGGGAGAGCAATTCATTGGATTGTCTCCCTTAGTGCTTGAACCTATGCTAAATCTTAGCCATGCGTTTCCCAGGGTGAAGGCACCACCACACACATCCTGTAGTGTCTTAGTGGGACCTGAGCATTGAAAGGACCCATCATCCACCCCATCCCTGTGTCTTCCTCTACTAGGTCCTGGTTTCTTCCCTGGACCCTGGAGACACCCCCACCCAATGGCCGCAACCAACCACACAGCCGTGgtggagtttgtcctgcagggCTTCTCCAAAACCCCCCAGCTTCAGGGTTTCTTCAttgctctcttcctcctcctttaccTGACTGCTCTTGCTGGGAACGGCCTCATAGTCATGGCCATCTGCCTGAATCCAGGTCTCCACACCCCAATGTACTTCTTTCTCACCAATCTGGCCATTTTGGACATCATCTGCACATCCACTGTTCTCCCCAAATTGCTGGAGAACCTAACGCGAGAAGGCAGCACCATTTCCTACGGAGGCTGCATGACCCAGCTCTTCTTCCTGACCTGGTTTCTGGGAGCTGAGCTGCTGCTGCTCACggtcatggcctatgaccgctacaTGGCCATCTGCCGGCCTCTACACTATCACACACTGATGAGCAGGCCCCTCTGTGTCCTGCTGGCAGGCAGCGTGTGGGCGGTCAGTGGGATCAACACCTCTGTGAACACTGGCCTGATGGCACGGCTAACGTTCTGTGGCTCTCAGCAGATCCCTCACTTCTTGTGTGAATTTCCCACACTGCTGCTGCTTGCCTGTGGCCCAACATATCTGAACAACATGATGGTTGTCTTTGCAGACCTGTTCTTTGGGGTGGTCAACTTCCTGCTCACCATGTTGTCCTACACCTTCATCGTTGCCAGCATTCTGCGCATCCGCTCGGCCGAGGGCAAGCGCAgggccttctccacctgctcctcccacctccTGGTCGTCTGTCTGTACTACTCCAGTGTCATCTACACCTACTTTCTCCCAGGGTCTGGATCCTCCATGGAAAATGGCAAGGTGGTCACCGTCATGTACACAGTGGTCAGCCCCACTCTGAACCCGCTCATCTACACTCTGCGCAACAAGGATGTAAAAGTGGCTCTCAGGAGGGTGTTTCCTGTGTTCAGTAAATGACTGAAAATGGCCAATGTGAATTTCCCATGTTCAGTAAATGACTGAAAATGACCAATGTGAATTTTTCTAGATGCtaaggaatgaattaaaaaataaattttgggaTCTGGTACAAGTGGAATGGAGAAGAAGGTAATttgtatgatatatatgtataaacaatGTGCTTTCCCAATGGGAACAGGCCAAACTTCTATGGGGAACTTTAAACTTTCCAAGGAACTAAACAGATGCTCTGAGGGCTTCAGGGAAGCAGGAAGTAAGTGGGAAACACAGGGGGAGTCAATAGCCAGGAAGAACAGCAGGAGGCTCTTCAAGGCATGTCCTTTGCATCCTCCCTCCATGGTCTGCTGATGTTTTTATCCCAACATGAGGACCAGGGAACATGGCTGTAGTCTTCTTGTGTGGGTAACACTGCCTCTTCCTCTTTCAGAGTGGTGTCTGGGGTTCTGGATTGAGGGCCGTTATGCTCACTGCTTAGGCTATTTTGATATCAGTCTCTTGATATTCTGCTTTATAGACCTCACCTGGACCTCCTCTTGGAGAGGGTTTGAGGAAGAGACCAGAGTCACTGGTCCTCACCATGTCTGTGGAGGGTCATAGCCTTGGCACCATGGGGTATGAGAGGTGGTGTCAGTAGCCTTCCCTCTCATGATCTGCAGAGCacaggtttattttattttttcctttcagaaaagGGCAACATCATTCTTAATTTTGGTTTCTCTTTTATACAAAAGCTTCTTTGTCATTATTCTTTGGGTTCCATTGATTCTCAATCTTCTCcatctttcctcttcctccttcttttcatcattttctttgtCTTATCTTCTGCTTCTAGCATCTAAATGTTTGCGTTTTCACTGCTTTAGCCTgtaatcttttcttctctcagtAATTGCACTCATGTACAGATATGCAATTATCATTAATATTTGCAGCAACATCTAAATTTTAGCTATATACTATTCCTCACCTACAAACCCCAGACTCATTGATAACTGCTGAACTAACTTACCACTTTGAATCTCCAGAAATTTTATCCAACAGTCCACATGCATGATAAGATTCCCACCTAATTGTCAGAGTCACAGTCACTGAAAGATTCTGGATCCTATTTCCTAGCCTATGTGTGCAAAGCATCCTCACCTCCTAGTGATTGATTCTGAATCCTCTCTGGTCTGATGCTTCTTCTTTAACACTCACCTGAAGGAGCCATTGCACCCCTGCTGCATGTCTTAACACCTTCCACTGGTCTGTCCACAGCCGTTCGTGACCTCCCAAGATCAGGCTGTGCCCTGTAGTCAGAGTTATACATTTCATAGCATTTTATTATGTAAAAGTTTTGAGGctatagaaaagttgaaagaattttacaaTTAACTTCTATTTGCCCATTAACCTGTTCCCACAATTGTTTTTTAGTTGTCCATTTATCCATCAATTCAACTagttttttaagtatttcaaagCAAGTTTCAAACACTAGTACTCTTTCCTCAAGTACATCTTTGTGATTATCATTGAAATGGGTTTAACATCTGTTTAGTTTCTTTTCCCCTTGTTGTAAACTTTTCAATGACATGTATAAACATGTCTGCACATTTTCTGAGTTATGACAGGTGCATACAGCTGCATAACCCAAACCCCTATAAGCTATAGAATATAACTCCCACCCCAGAAGTTTCCCTCCAGCTCTTGTCCAGTCAATCCCCTCCAACTTCTAGTGTCACCACCGATAAGTGAGAATTCTGGTTCTTCACATGTTCACAAACAAttggtgttatacagagaaatgttttaaaaattgaaatctaaTTATGCTATTTCCCTGCTTGAAGTCATTGAGTATCTTCCTATTGTACATGGTGAAGTTACAAATTCCACATGATCTGGCCTGTACTCTCTCCTTTTCTACTATAGGATATAGTACTATAAACTTCCCCTTAAGTACTGCTTTACAAACATCATGCAAAATCTGATACATTGTGCTaccattttcattaaatttgcaaTGCTTTcttacatgctttgtgatttctcATTTCAAGCAGGTgctatttagaagtgtgttacttagtttccaaatatttgagtaTTTTCCTGTTATCTCTGTGTGGTTGATTTCtagattaattcatttattatcaCAGAACATAGATCATATGACTTGATTCCTTTTAGACTTGTAAGGCAGGTTTTATGGTCTCATTTATGCTCTTTTCTGGTACATGTTGTTGAATGGGGAAGAGGGAAGCATGACCTACAGGATTAAGAAAGAGTTTGAAGATCAGCAAATCACCACCCAGTTATCCTCTCCTTTCCCCAAATCTTCATACAAAAAGCAGTTGCACAACTGTTCCTTGTTGTGTTCCTTACAGGTTTCCAAGGGCCCTGTGACCTGGCTCCACCCCTCTAACCCCCTACTCCCTAACCCTCCCCCCTGTTTGAGTACCCATGTCCAGCTCTCCATCTGTCTGCCTGCCTGCCAGGCCCTCACTCACCTCTGTCACTTCACCTGGCCCAGGCATGTGCGTCCCACCGTTCTCAGATGAAATGCCACCTTGGGAAATTTTTCCTGCCACTTTTTCTAAAACCTTTCCTCCCACTAGTTACATTGTGtaattctgtttatttcctttaaaacattAATCACTATGTGACATTatcttgtttattatttattcattcacactTTACttgaatataagctccatgagctCACAGGATTTGTCTGTTTGGTCCAGTGCTGTGTTCTCAGCATCTAAGATGGTAACTGGCATGCAGCAGGCATGTAATAAGTACTAGTTGAGTGAATGTATGCTTCCCCACTGTGAAAGCAAGTCCTAAGAGAATAAGGACCCAATCTGCCTATTTAGAGCTGAGTGTGaagcagagtgcctggcacatagtaggtgcctgACACACACTTGTGGAGAGAATGGCACACCCACATACTTTTGGAGAGCTCTGATGCTAGACTACTATGTGTAAATGTGATGAGTGTGAGGACGGGACCTCTTGTCTACATGATATTTTATGACCACCGATGTCAGCTTTAGATGACAACCAGGAAGTTAGAGAAGGAAAGTGTCGGGGGTGACCAAAACCTGCAGTGCAATCAAGCATTCACCCACCCTACTCTCCAGAAGGAGGCCTGAGCCCAAGAGGCTGCAGTGGACAGGAGGGAAGGATAGTAGTGTGACAACAGTGGAGATAAGGggcctttctctgaagaaaggattGAAATTCACATGCATCATCCCTCTAAAGGGAATTTCCAGAAGAGGCGGAACTGTGAGGATCAACCAGGACTTGTGGGAAAGTGCAGCGAGGAAGGGTGTCCTAGGAGGTTCCCTCTCCAGAAGTGCCCATGCCAGGGAACATGAGCTCCCCAATGGTGCACCCCTTTATCTAAACCATGCGGTGCTTCTGACTGAACACTTGTCATTCAACCATCACCACTGGTGGCAGGGGTCCCACGGGGTTTCCTAGACGCAGAGACCAAGATGAGTGCTCTGTATCCATGATGTATTTCGGAGAGGCTTGGATGGAAGGGGAAGAAGCCATGCAGGAGTGTGATTCCAGGTAAGGTCCAGCCTCAACTGGCCACCCCAGGGAAGTCTGGGGTCTGAAGTAGTCACAATTGGTCCACGTCAAGCCAGGGAGTGGGCATCCGCTCTTCTACCCCATCTGATGCTGCCATGGGCCCTGGTGGTAACTGAGCGGACAACCCTGCTACTTTCTCTGCAGTCTGCGCATGGTGCCATACATCCTGGATGTATGGACAGGTGTGAGCTGTCAGCGGGAGGCATGAAGTTGTTGTGGGCACAGATCTAAGTTAAAACATTGGTAATTGTGTGCACTGCTCTCTGTGCTGGGTCAGTGAGGGAGGAAGGCACAGGGTCTATCACCCCCATGTCGCGGAAGCAGCCAGGCCCTGACACAGCTCTGTGAATCACAGACCCCTAAAGAGTGCATGGATGGCTAGGTCCCTGCTGGAATAAGTGTGGGGAGGCCTAAGGGGGCAGTCCTAAGTATATGCATGCTTTGGGGGCTGAGATCTACTGACCAGACAAAGGAATGGCCAGAGGTGGGGGCAGAAGGGCCTCAGGGTTTCCACTGAGAGACGACCCAACAAATCTGGGTCTGTCCCCCATCTCTGCATGTCCAAGTGAGGGACCAACCCATCCTGACATCAAGCAGAACCGGATTAAGGCATTAAACCCCTTTGCTGTGCTGGGGTGGTGGGGTGACATCCAGGTCAGACCTGACCTGACAGTGAATAGGAGCTGAGGGTGTCCATTAAAGGTCAGCAGATTGGCAGGTCTGAGAAGAGCTTGTGCCCACTAGCCAGTGTTTCTTGCACCAATGGGCCTGGAATCCTGAGAGTCATCAGCTGGAAGAGGAACCCTCTCTAGGGGACGGGCAGCTCAGAGGGGCTCATATCATCATAGGCCCTGCAAACAGGCCTCTCCGACCCCTGGAGGTCAGGTGAAAAGGAATCTCGAGGCCCAGACCTTCCTGGGACCATGTAGGTCAGGCTTAGCATCTGCTCTGGGCTAGCATCTATCTGGGATAGAGTGGGGGCTGGTATGCATTTTCCATAAGGgcataaagtaaatattttgggTTTTGTGGACCATGTGGTCTCTCTTTGGACTCCTCATGTCAGTTCTCCAGTTATGAAGCAGCCGAAgaccatatgaaaaagaatgagcaCAGTTATTCTCTAATAACAATTTGTTTATGGACATGGAAACGTGAATTCCATAAAACTTCCATCTATGCTGAAACAtcattgttttgattattttaaccatttaaaatagTACAAATGTTTCTAACCTGTGAACCCTATAAAAACAGGCACAGGTCACTTTGGTCATGGGCTGCAGCTCTCCTGAAGTCGGCTGAGCAGCCAGAGGCCTTGTTGCCTTGATTTGATGAAGCTGGACCTGTTTGTTGTGAGAATAAAGCAGTTATGGAAGCAAAACCCTGAAGCTGTGCCAGCAAGAGGCCAGGCACACATGGCCTTCAGTCCCTCCCTGATGCTGGACCTGGTGAAGTGGGGTGACCAGCTGATGAGCTGCACCGTGTGTGCATCCATATAAGCAAGAGGGCCATGACTGCCCAGTTAGTTGACTGACTCAGGGAAGAGAACCTCACTGTCTTACATGTCAGTCAGGATATAGGCTCTGTCCTTGATAACACTGTAGGACAGCCAGTGCTTGGACACTGGTCTCCAAAAGCACCAGCCCTGTTTCAGCCAAGAAACTCCCGCAGGTGACAGAATGTCGTCAGATCTGCCTCAGTGAGGAAGTTTGCCCCTGATACCCAACCAACCATTCCCAGTTCTGCTTGTTCAGGGTGGGCTGTTTTGTGCAAATTGGTCTCTTGTGCCCGCAGCTGAGTAACTGTGAGTACACATCTCTGGGGCTATTCCAGTGATACAGAGATGCTCCATCACCTGTCACAAATGTCCAACAGTGATTGACACGGATGCAGAGAGTGAGTTCATGATAtaggaattatatttttataataaatcatGTGGCCACTCAGTAGGAAATGGGAAGGAAGAAGCCAATCTGCCTGACATGGAAAACAATGTTATAGCTGGGCTCTGCAAGGGTAACAGAAAGAGAACTGCCAACAAACATGGTACTCAAGTTGGTAAACTTTCTTTTCACTGGGTACAGGGTAGCATGTCAGCAGCTCCTTTTCTTGTACGTGAGGGTTGGGCAAATTGTGAATATCTTGTAGACAGTTGGGGCATCTCTTGTGCTGGAGAAAGAAATTCTGAATGGACCAAGATTGGGATGGGGGAGAGTAAGCCATGTGTTGTTAGTCTAATGATGGAGGAATTAATATGCactcttgttttttaaatatttattggtagATAGATACAGTAATACTTGTAGGTGACTATTATGCCTGGATTTGGAATGTGTATATGCTAACTCTGCCCACTGCAGAGACACCCCAATATCAAGAGACAGACCCATCTTCAGATCTAGGTTtgtaatgaaaatttttaataaaaggaaatgatcttCCTTGAAGAGTGATTGATTTCATGACTGTGGCAGGAAAAGCACAAGAAGAGTCTGAAACATTCCTTAAAGGGTGTATTAGTTTggtaatgctgccagaatgcaacataccagaaattgaacagctgttataaggggaatttattattacaagtttacagttctaaggccataaaatgtccaaactaaggcaaccagtaAAAGATACTTTGCCACAAATTGGAATACCTCTGTAagggggaaggcacatggcttttgtctgctgatcctttggcttctggtttcaaacagcttccaaaTTTGGAAGCCAGTGGTTACCTCTCCAAGTGTCTGTAGGCCATTGCTTAGCTCCTCTTATACACAAAtttgggctctggcttgctttgTAGCTCATGGGATGGCCCACGATTACAGCAGCTGGGCTCTGAATCTTCAAAGGTCTGTGTCTAGGCATGTGCTCTCTCCATTAGGACtctaagcatcttcaaatgtctgtgtttcttttggctctgagaaactgtccttcaaacatctgctctgaggtttctccaaaatgtttccccttttaaaggactctagtaaacaaatcaagacccaccttgaatgggtggagtcacatctccaactaatcaaaagatcacccccacaattgggtgtgtcacagctccatgaaaatagccaaaatgtcaCTCTCACTATTGAGTGGAtcaatcttcatggaaacaatctaatcaaagttttcaaCCTTAAACAATAGATAATACGTCACATTATTAGAATTAAGGGAAATACAtcacttgagggagaaaaaagagttttaaaaattcaatatcctttcatgATGACAGCACTCacaaaactaggaatagaagaaaactctCAATAAAGAGCTTTTGTGGAATACAtcaaatactgaaagctttcccccactGAAAGGGTACCCACTTAGTCACTACTGCTATTAAACATTGTACAagccagagcaataagacaagaaaaagaaataaagcccatccaaattggaaaggaagaagtagaactatcCATAGtcgcagatgacatgattctctTTATATCAACTCATTCAAATCCACAATAATGCTACAAGGGTTATGGACTTGTCTGAATCTtttgtgtagcccagaaaagccaagttttttaatgctcattcaatatttctgggtgggagcttcttgattgtttccatggagatatgatccacccatttgtgggtggcaacttctgattagatggtgtccatagaaatgtgtctccacccattcaaggtcagGTTGTTTACCGcagccctttaagatggaacagttttggaaaaagctttagagcccatgcagccagagacctttggagatgaaaaagtaaaatacccctggggaagtttcatgaaataagaagcctgaggagaaagctagcagattttgccatatttgccacgtacctttccagttgagatggaaaccctgaatgtcatcatccttcttgaaccaaggcatctttctctggatgccttaaattgggcatttctataaccttgctttaa includes the following:
- the LOC143654481 gene encoding olfactory receptor 13A1-like; protein product: MAATNHTAVVEFVLQGFSKTPQLQGFFIALFLLLYLTALAGNGLIVMAICLNPGLHTPMYFFLTNLAILDIICTSTVLPKLLENLTREGSTISYGGCMTQLFFLTWFLGAELLLLTVMAYDRYMAICRPLHYHTLMSRPLCVLLAGSVWAVSGINTSVNTGLMARLTFCGSQQIPHFLCEFPTLLLLACGPTYLNNMMVVFADLFFGVVNFLLTMLSYTFIVASILRIRSAEGKRRAFSTCSSHLLVVCLYYSSVIYTYFLPGSGSSMENGKVVTVMYTVVSPTLNPLIYTLRNKDVKVALRRVFPVFSK